The following coding sequences lie in one Lacerta agilis isolate rLacAgi1 chromosome 4, rLacAgi1.pri, whole genome shotgun sequence genomic window:
- the MZT1 gene encoding mitotic-spindle organizing protein 1, with protein sequence MANPAANLNAVRETMEVLLEISRILNTGLDMETLSICVRLCEQGINPEALSAVIKELRKATEALKAAENMPS encoded by the exons ATGGCGAATCCCGCCGCGAACTTGAACGCCGTGAGGGAGACCATGGAAG TCCTGCTGGAGATATCAAGAATTCTAAACACTGGTTTAGATATGGAAACCCTCTCTATTTGTGTGCGACTTTGTGAACAAGGGATAAATCCAGAGGCACTGTCTGCTGTCATCAAGGAGCTGCGCAAAGCCACGGAAGCCCTAAAG GCAGCTGAAAACATGCCAAGCTGA